The sequence below is a genomic window from Microbacterium sp. SORGH_AS_0888.
AGGTTCAATCACGTACAGCGCGGAGTTCCTCGGCATGGAACAGGCGACCGATTCGATATCGGTGCGCTTTCGGCATCGGGACCAAGAGGAGAGCATTCAGGCCGAGTATCTGGTCGGTGCAGACGGCCATCATAGCGGCGTGCGCCACACCCTGGGTATTGACTTTGTCGGCTCGTGCGTCTTACCGTCGGTCATCATCGCTGACGCCCGGCTATCGCGCCCCTCGTCCGAGCCCCTGTCGCTTGTCGCCAACGCAAAAGGTTTCGTCTTCATCGCGCCGTTCGGAGACGGCTACCACCGGGTGCTTGGTTGGGACGCCAGCCTAACGCCACATGACGATGACTCCCAGGACTTCGATCGGCTTGCCCTGATGGTCGCCAACATCCTCGGAGAAGACATTGGTATCAACGATCCGCGATGGATATCGCGCTTCAGTAGCCACGAGCGCGTCGCAACGACATACCGACGTGGCAATGCCTTCCTCATCGGGGACGCCGCACATGTCCACTCGCCCGCAGGCGGACTGGGGATGAACCTTGGCCTCCAAGATGCCGTCAACCTCGGCTGGAAAGTCGGCGCCGTTCTGCGCCGGGGGGCTCCGGTGGCGCTTCTCGACTCCTACGAGCGAGAGATGCGGCCACTGGGTCACCGAGCCGTCAAAGACTCTGGGCAGCTTATCCGCGAAGCGACAAGACGCAGTGGTATTTCGGCGTCCATTAAGGACACGCTGCTGGCCGGTGCGGCAAGGATCAGACCCTTGAAGGACCTGATAGAACGCGGGCTAGGACGATCGATTTCGGGAACGAACTCGGCAATGCTCTCTCGCTCGCTTCGACGATTCGCTCTCGACCGTCACGCAGGGACCTTCGCAAGTGAACTCATGAGCAACCGGGAGGTCCTTGAGGGCCTTCGCAAGTACAAGCACGTCCTGGTGGTGCCAGGCGGCTACTCCGTCCCCGGTAATCCGGAGTTGCACGAGCGTTCCGTCAGAGTCGAGATCGATCACGGATTCCGAGGTGATCATCCTCGTCTTCTTCGACCCGACGGATATATCGATGACTGGAGGCTTTGACGCGGTGCGCCCACCTCAGACATGGGTGTCTTCCACCGGGCTCCTGGCAGTGTCGTGGAGTAACGACGCAGTACATGATCTTGATGGCTCCCCCGCCACCAACCACGCAATCACCACGACGATGTCGTCTCATCGCGCTGCCGAGTTCGCCATCGGCCGGGTCTGTGCACGCACGGCAATCCAGACGCTAGGGGGCCGCCACGAGAACCTCGAGCGTCTGCCCGACGGATCCGTCGCGTGGCCAAATGGCTGGACCGGGAGCATTACTCATACGCGACGAGTGGTCATCGCCTGCGTAGCGAGAACCACACTGCTGCACGGCATCGGCGTGGACCTCGAACCGAACCTTCCGCTTCCGGAAGCATCCTCCCTTGCGCTGGCGAAGGACTGCTTCGTCGGACCAGCCGCAGAACTGCAGGCTGAGGGATCGCGCGTGGGATTTTCGGCACGCGAAGCCGCATTCAAAGCACTGAGCTCCATCCAGCGTTTGGTGCCTATCCTCTCTATGACAGTCACAGTAATGATGGAGACGCAAGACGGTGGCCAATTCGTCGTCTCCATACCAGGGGCCTCGGTCGACCACGTCGAAGGAAGATGGTGGCTTGTCGCCGAGAGCTTCCTTTTGACGGCTGCTATCGTGCGCGAACGAGATGTCAGCCCCTACTCGTCGTCGGACGAGGGAGCTCCCGGGTCCAGCCTGTAGAAGGAGCTCACCGCCTCAAGGTATCGAGCAACTGCATCGAGCTCTTCCACGGAGAAGGTTGAGCTGAGCTCGTCGAACTTGTCGGTCGTTGGGCCGTAGAAGTGATGCAGGGGAGCGATGTTCTCCTCGACCAGTTCCAGGACAGTCCGACGCCGATCGGTTGGATCAGATGTCCGCCGGACGTAACCAGCAGATTCAAGCCGATCGATGAGCTTTGTCACAGTGCTCGTTGGCATCGCCGTAACATCGCTGATCTGACGGGGCGTCCGCACGTCCGAACGCATGACTAAGAGATGTAGAGTCTGAAGATCTGTCACGAGCAGACCGTACTTGCGAGCAACACGTTCGTTGCCCAATATGGCTGTCACTAGCTGTTCTTGTAGTGCAACGCGAACTCTTACAACTTGATCTCTCGTCATGTGTCGCCACACTCCCTAATCACCCTCGACGGGACAATCCACATGGTGTATTATCCCGATCTTACCAGGCCGCGTCGCAGCAGCTTGCGAGGCGCGTCTCCCCAGGGCCAGATGATGGTGGCGATGATGCCCTGGGCAGCTCGCCAGGGGTGGGTCGGCTCCACGTCGTCGAAGTGGACCAGATCAGCTCGCGCGACACGACGTACAAGGGCGCAGGAAGCGAGCGGGACCAGCAACAGCCCCAGCAGAAGGCCGATCGGGATCCCGAGAAGAATCTGCGAACCTGCGCCCCAAGCAGCCTGGATAGGCAAACCCATGCCGGCGAAGCCGAGGTTGTGAAGGACGAAGACCAGATACGCGGTAACGGCAACGAGTGCCACCCGATTGAGCTGGGAAGTCGAGCGAACGCGAGCAGTGGAGAGTACCGCTAGCGCACCGATGGTTGTCGAGAACGCCGCAAAGGACAGCTGGATCGCGATACCCGGAAGGATGCTCTCGCCGTGAGTCACGACCCCGCCAAGCAACAGCCCTTCAGAAAGCACGAAGCACACGACCCTCGTACGTAGATATGTCGTCGAGTTCGAGGGCCAGAACGCTAGAGCGAGACACCCGATCACTCCAGTGATCCACGCCCC
It includes:
- a CDS encoding MarR family winged helix-turn-helix transcriptional regulator, which gives rise to MTDLQTLHLLVMRSDVRTPRQISDVTAMPTSTVTKLIDRLESAGYVRRTSDPTDRRRTVLELVEENIAPLHHFYGPTTDKFDELSSTFSVEELDAVARYLEAVSSFYRLDPGAPSSDDE
- a CDS encoding 4'-phosphopantetheinyl transferase; amino-acid sequence: MIILVFFDPTDISMTGGFDAVRPPQTWVSSTGLLAVSWSNDAVHDLDGSPATNHAITTTMSSHRAAEFAIGRVCARTAIQTLGGRHENLERLPDGSVAWPNGWTGSITHTRRVVIACVARTTLLHGIGVDLEPNLPLPEASSLALAKDCFVGPAAELQAEGSRVGFSAREAAFKALSSIQRLVPILSMTVTVMMETQDGGQFVVSIPGASVDHVEGRWWLVAESFLLTAAIVRERDVSPYSSSDEGAPGSSL
- a CDS encoding FAD-dependent monooxygenase, with translation MRTTEVVIVGAGPSGLMLALDLIKQGVRCMILEKRNSIESNLTRAFSVHARTLEILHTRGLADAIRSKGRPVSSIPLLWGMHVRFDRVGSIFPEMLVIPQFEIERVLLEQFLALGGSITYSAEFLGMEQATDSISVRFRHRDQEESIQAEYLVGADGHHSGVRHTLGIDFVGSCVLPSVIIADARLSRPSSEPLSLVANAKGFVFIAPFGDGYHRVLGWDASLTPHDDDSQDFDRLALMVANILGEDIGINDPRWISRFSSHERVATTYRRGNAFLIGDAAHVHSPAGGLGMNLGLQDAVNLGWKVGAVLRRGAPVALLDSYEREMRPLGHRAVKDSGQLIREATRRSGISASIKDTLLAGAARIRPLKDLIERGLGRSISGTNSAMLSRSLRRFALDRHAGTFASELMSNREVLEGLRKYKHVLVVPGGYSVPGNPELHERSVRVEIDHGFRGDHPRLLRPDGYIDDWRL
- a CDS encoding Bax inhibitor-1/YccA family protein, translated to MIRRRDRGLAGGQVVPRTLGLSAIFFVLLHPAALLGVAWTVGTVTTSQTLEGATPGAWITGVIGCLALAFWPSNSTTYLRTRVVCFVLSEGLLLGGVVTHGESILPGIAIQLSFAAFSTTIGALAVLSTARVRSTSQLNRVALVAVTAYLVFVLHNLGFAGMGLPIQAAWGAGSQILLGIPIGLLLGLLLVPLASCALVRRVARADLVHFDDVEPTHPWRAAQGIIATIIWPWGDAPRKLLRRGLVRSG